TGTATAAATGTTATGAAACTAGGGCTTTTTTTCATGAATAATTTCTAGTTAATGTTTCTTAGCTGAATTTAATTTAGGCATCTGTTTTTCGTGAAGTGGTTAGAATTTCGAGTACTGTCTTTATGGGTCAACTTTAAGTGTAATTATGATTTCACTTTAGGGCATGTGGGCTTTAGAAAGGagcaatgaaaattatgaaattatgaaTGTTTCTTTGGATGTTAAATCTGTTGCACCAAGCGTGAGTTTTGTGATCTGCCTAGAAATCagaggtataattttttttttgtttcacaatttggtttaataaaagttttcattTACCTCAAGTGATATTTCTTCATAATGCCTGAGAGAAATGGGTaatgctctgtaactctgaagcGTTGATAGtgtgtgtggttttgttttgttctttcccTCCCATAGGCGAGAGGAGGAAACCAGTGCCTGGCATTCCCACCAGCTGTCTGCCTGCCATGATCAAGTGCTTGTCGGTTGAAGTGCAAGCCAAATTGCGTTCTGGTTTGGCCATAAGCTCCTTAGGCCAATGTGTTGAAGAACTTGCCCTCAACAGCATCGATGCCGAAGCAAAATGTGTGGCGGTCAGGGTGAACATGGAAACCTACCAAGTTCAAGTGATAGACAATGGATTTGGAATGGGGAGTGTTGATGTAGACAAGGTCGGGAATCGTTATTTCACCAGTAAATGCACCTCGGTACAGGACCTGGAGAACCCAAGGTTTTATGGTTTCCGAGGGGAGGCCTTGGCAAGTATAGCTGACATGGCCAGTGCCATGGAAATTTCATctaagaaaaacagaacaatgaAAACGTTTGTGAAACTGTTTCAAAATGGAAAAGCCCTGAAAGCTTGTGAAGCTGATTTGACTAGACCAAGTGCTGGGACAACAGTGACAGTCTATAACTTGTTTTACCAGTTGCCTGTAAGGAGGAAATGTATGGATCCTAGACTGGAGTTTGAGAAAGTTAGGCagaggatagaagctctctcaCTCATGCacccttccatttctttctctttaagaaaTGATGTTTCTGGTTCCATGGTTCTTCAGCTCCCTAAAACCAAAGACATATGTTCCCGATTTTGTCAAATTTATGGATTGAGGAAGTCCCAGAAGTTaagagaaatacattttaaatataaggaGTTTGAGCTTAATGGCTATATCAGCTCTGAAGCACACTACAATAAGAATATGCAGTTTTTGTTTGTGAACAAAAGATTAGTTTTAAGGACAAAGTTGCATAAACTCATTGACTTTTTATTAAGGAAAGAAAGTATTATATGTAAGCCAAAAAGTGGTTCTGCCAGTAGACAAATGAATTCAAGTCCTCGGCATCGGTCAACCCCGGAGCTCTATGGGATATATGTGATCAATGTGCAGTGCCCGTTCTGTGAGTATGATGTGTGCATGGAGCCAGCAAAAACACTGATTGAGTTTCAGAACTGGGATACTCCCTTGATTTGCATTCAGGAAGGAGTGAAACTGtttttaaagcaagaaaaattatttgtggaATTATCAGGTGAAGACATTAAGGAATTTAATGAAGataatgattttaatttatttggtacTACTCTTCAGAAGCACGTAACCTCTGATGAGAACTGTGGCCAGGGCAGTTTCCAGGAAGCATGCAATAATATTTTGGATTCCTATGAAATGTTTAATTTACAATCAAAAGCTGTGAAAAGAAAAGTTactatagaaaacataaacacagagaatTCTAAGGATTCAGAAGCTAtcagaaaaaagacaaatgattCATTTTTGTCCACTCATGAATCAGGTGTCCCATTGTGTAATAAAATGGCAGAGTCATCTTTACACAATGATAACTCTTGCTCAGATTCAAGAATGTTAGAACAAGAGACAGTTGAAGTATCAGACACAAGAGAAAACATAGAACATAAAACTTGCCTTGAACCTAACTCTTTAGAAAATCCACATAGAGCCACTTCAGAAgaattttcaaatgcttttcaaACATATCATTTAGAGAAGAATGAGGAAGATCTAGAAGTACAGAAAGAGAGTATGACTGTTAATGGCATGGCTGCCAACATTCTGAAAAATAATACCATTCAGAATCAACTAGAGAGACTGGAAGATGCTACTgcaatgggatgccagcctctgtCTTTTGAGACAACATTATTGAACGTACATAGtgctcagagagagaaagagaaaagaaaaatagagcctGGGGATTGTGGAGGAAGAAACAATTTCAGTTATGGACAAGTTAAATTATGTTCCACTGGCTTTATAACTCATGTGGTACAAAGTGAGGTGACTCAATCCACTGGAGCAGAacctacatttaaaaattacattcgaCCTGGTCCTGCAAGTGCCCAAGAGACATTTGGAAGTAGAACGTGTCCTTCAGTTGAGACTCCAGATGTCAGAGATCTAACCAGCATTTTAAGTAAAGAACCTGCTCAACTGCCCAACAAAAAATTTTGCAGAACAAATGTAGGTTATGGGCTTGAGAAAAGACCCATAGCAATTTACAGAGATTTTGCCGTTTTTGAGGAAAGTGGTCAAAAAGCACACACAGACTGTTTACTACCTGGTACATCTTTCCCTTTGCAAAGACATATTTCAAGTGGTTGTAAGAAAACAGATACATTGATTAGTTCATCCAAACCCATTGTCCGTAAGAAGCTATGCTTGAGTTCACCGCTGGGGTCTTTAGAGAAATTTAAGAGGCAGTATGGGAAGGTTAGTTCTCTGGCTACAGAAGTGAAGGAAAGTAATGCTGACGTCACTAACCGTCTCAGTCCTCAAGTTGCGTCTGAATCTGACATTCTGCTGAAAGATCAGAATTGCTCAGACAACTCTGATATTTGTGAAAGCGCGGCCATGAAGCATGAGTCCAGTGGTAGTTGTCAGCCGCTGAGTCGCATCCTGTACTCAGAGAAGTTTCCGTTGTCTGAGGAAGAAGGTGGTTTGGAACAACAGATGGTTCATTTGAGAGAAAGTCCCATACCTTTCAAGGAGTTCTCGGACTTTAACAGAAGGCCTTTGGATGTTGAGAAGTCGCCTGAATCACTGGCCTCTAAATTATCCAAACTGAAGGGTTCTGAAAAAGAGACAGAAGTGATGGAAATGAGTCATTTTAATGAACTTCCAGATTCAAATTCCAATACAGAAGACAGTAATTTGTGCGGTGGCCTAACCCTAGGTTTTTGTAAGTTACTTGAAAGTGAGCATAAGAAAACAGAGACTGACACCAACCCAAGGTCAAATTCTGTTACACAGGGTAATTCCTTCAATAAAGGTAGCGAAACACATTCTGACAGCAATACAACAGAGAACTCTGTGATACCGGAAACTCTTTTGGTTTTACCTTACAGTAATTCTGAAGTTATCAATAAAGGTTCAGACATTTTTGTCAGAGCTTCAGAACGACAGACAGGAAGTCCCACCTCTCCCAGCAGGACGCTAATGAGTCAGGTAGAAGATTCCCcagccaaacaaaatgaaattggtTTTCAGAGTAGCGGGTCTAAAGCAAGGGCTTGTTCTGTAAAAGAAGACTCAACCACAACCTCCTTGGATTGGCAGCAGCACTTTGATGTCGCCCTGGGAAGAATGGTTTACATCAACAAAGTGACAGGGCTCAGCACATTCATTGCTCCTGCTAAGGACATTCAGACCCCTTGTACTAAGGACCTGACAACTGTGCCTGTGGATGTTGTGCTTGGGAATGGTAAGTGTAGCTTGAAATGCTTTTGAAGATGGAATAGTGGCCAAAGAGTAAAAGAAACCCGTGTTCAAGGAGATGGTGTCAGCCGATAGAACATTTGAAGGCTATTTGTGAAACCAATGTTTGTGTTTTGTCATATATGAAGATTTTAGGTCCAACACTGTTAGCTATAAAAATTCAGTGAAAAACTGATTGAGGATATAAGTGTATGTAGAACATGTCTAAGGGGCAAGACAGTCACATTTTAATGGAATCTGGGAAGATCCACAGTGCTTCCTGACCTCACTTCCCCTCCTAGAAATTTGCAGTGCCAGTGTAATATCCTTCTGGAAGTTTCTCTGGCTCCTAAGTTGAGGGCCTGGACAATTCTGTAATTCATCGTAGAGTTCTCAGTAAAATTCATGGTTCAGTACAGTACTATATTTATGGACTTTTTCCCAGAAAGTAGGACTTCACCGTAAAATTCTCAAAAGATAGGttaagtatatatttatgtaaCTGTACTTTCCAGATGTACTTTGTTAACAATGCATATGGTAATCCACTTGATCTATTCCTGGTATAAGTAACTGTTATTCAAGAAGAGAATCATGTGACCTTGGATCCTACAACAAGGATACATTGTAGGCGAGCCTAGGACTCTGAGCTTAGGTCTCAGTCAACATTAGAAGTGACATTGTTCTGGCAGTGTGTTGAGAACCAGATGTTAGGAGATGGTAAAGCTGATTTCCATCTGGCTGTAATCTTGGCTTTCCACTAGGAGGATAAACATTAAATCTGCATCCACATTAAAAGTCTTAAATGCTGCAAAAGAATGTAAATTGTGTGAATGTAATTGCAGATCAACTCAATTTCTCCTTAGGATGAATAGCTCTAGCAGGAAGCTCTGATTTCTCTAAGGATCAGTAAGACCTTTACTTTTCAGTGTTCTCCATTTCTTCCCCcgttgtgggaaaaaaaaaaacataatcacTGTAGTAACTTGAGTATTAAGCAGGGGAGAAAACCCTTTTCTGTCAGTATTGCTGTAGAGACTACCAAGTTGCTCGTAAAGTGTGTAGTTTCATGTCCTGATTTAGACTGAATGTTTATCAGAGAGAAATCTTAAACACTTGCACCTCATCTTCCCTATATGTGACTGCTTCTGATGCAGTGCCAGAAAATGACCGGGTTACCTTAAACTGTGAGGTGGCTGTTGCTAGAACAAAGGGAGAAATCTTCACTGCCATCCTCAAACATGTGCTGTGAAACGAACCTAGGTGTGTGAAGCATGTCAGCCTTAACTGTCTGGACCAGCGTGCAGCGTGAATGTTTGAGGGCGTGTGAACTCCTCATTTCCTACTGAAAACCATTTTTGGTATGGAAACAAGTTACGTGAAAAGGTAGCCTCTAGGCCCCATTCTCTCAGATGAAATGCTGCCTTTCTGGAAAAGGCTGTTGTACAACAGAAATGTTACATGAGATAAATTATTAAGGGataaattttattgtatgtaaGAGGATCAGTAAAGGTAATTTTAAGAAGTAgtgtcagggctggtgttgttggCTGGCAGagaaagctgcctcctgcaatgccagcatcccatatgggtgttggtttgtgtctcagctgctccacttcccatccagttccctgctaatggcctggcaaaagcaatgaagatggcgcaggtgcttgggctgatggtagccacatgggagacctggaagaagctcctggctcctggctttggctattgcactcatctggggagtgaaccatgggtggaagatctctctgtctctccctctctgtaattttgactttcaaataaataattaaaaaaaaaaaatagtagtgtCAAAACTCCAAGCcatagcaatttaaaaaaaatctttaactccattttttgcattacaattttttaatggtttttatatgtgtttgaaaggcagagtgacggggagggagagaagagagatttgagatctttcatctgctggttcacttcccaaatgaccacaaaggctggagctgggccaggccaaagccaggagcctggaactccatccaggtctcccatgtgggtgtagaggcccaagtgcttaggctatcttccactgcttacccaggtggattagcagtgGGCTGATTGGAAGTaaaggagccgggactcaaactggcacccatgtgagatgccagcatggcatAATGCTGGCCGCT
The DNA window shown above is from Lepus europaeus isolate LE1 chromosome 22, mLepTim1.pri, whole genome shotgun sequence and carries:
- the MLH3 gene encoding DNA mismatch repair protein Mlh3 isoform X1; the encoded protein is MIKCLSVEVQAKLRSGLAISSLGQCVEELALNSIDAEAKCVAVRVNMETYQVQVIDNGFGMGSVDVDKVGNRYFTSKCTSVQDLENPRFYGFRGEALASIADMASAMEISSKKNRTMKTFVKLFQNGKALKACEADLTRPSAGTTVTVYNLFYQLPVRRKCMDPRLEFEKVRQRIEALSLMHPSISFSLRNDVSGSMVLQLPKTKDICSRFCQIYGLRKSQKLREIHFKYKEFELNGYISSEAHYNKNMQFLFVNKRLVLRTKLHKLIDFLLRKESIICKPKSGSASRQMNSSPRHRSTPELYGIYVINVQCPFCEYDVCMEPAKTLIEFQNWDTPLICIQEGVKLFLKQEKLFVELSGEDIKEFNEDNDFNLFGTTLQKHVTSDENCGQGSFQEACNNILDSYEMFNLQSKAVKRKVTIENINTENSKDSEAIRKKTNDSFLSTHESGVPLCNKMAESSLHNDNSCSDSRMLEQETVEVSDTRENIEHKTCLEPNSLENPHRATSEEFSNAFQTYHLEKNEEDLEVQKESMTVNGMAANILKNNTIQNQLERLEDATAMGCQPLSFETTLLNVHSAQREKEKRKIEPGDCGGRNNFSYGQVKLCSTGFITHVVQSEVTQSTGAEPTFKNYIRPGPASAQETFGSRTCPSVETPDVRDLTSILSKEPAQLPNKKFCRTNVGYGLEKRPIAIYRDFAVFEESGQKAHTDCLLPGTSFPLQRHISSGCKKTDTLISSSKPIVRKKLCLSSPLGSLEKFKRQYGKVSSLATEVKESNADVTNRLSPQVASESDILLKDQNCSDNSDICESAAMKHESSGSCQPLSRILYSEKFPLSEEEGGLEQQMVHLRESPIPFKEFSDFNRRPLDVEKSPESLASKLSKLKGSEKETEVMEMSHFNELPDSNSNTEDSNLCGGLTLGFCKLLESEHKKTETDTNPRSNSVTQGNSFNKGSETHSDSNTTENSVIPETLLVLPYSNSEVINKGSDIFVRASERQTGSPTSPSRTLMSQVEDSPAKQNEIGFQSSGSKARACSVKEDSTTTSLDWQQHFDVALGRMVYINKVTGLSTFIAPAKDIQTPCTKDLTTVPVDVVLGNGSQYRCHPFRSDLVLPFLPRVQESTVARQNDRDTVEDADGSASLKSLLSEWDNPVFTRYPEVAVDVSSGQAESLAVKIHNILYPYRFTKEMIHSMQVLQQVDNKFIACLMSTKTEENGKAAEPQVMLANPPGGNLLVLVDQHAAHERIRLEQLLTESYEKQQPQGSGRKKLLSSTIIPPLEITVTEEQRRLLRCYHKSLEDLGLEFIFPDTSDSLILVGKVPLCFVEREANELRRGRSTVTKSIVEEFLREQVELLQTTGSIQGTLPLTVQKVLASQACHGAIKFNDGLSLEESRRLIEALSCCQLPFQCAHGRPSMLPLADMDHLEQEKQNKPNLAKLRKMARAWRLFGKAEGCNARQNLQQSVILVSHPEYRLSDE
- the MLH3 gene encoding DNA mismatch repair protein Mlh3 isoform X2, giving the protein MIKCLSVEVQAKLRSGLAISSLGQCVEELALNSIDAEAKCVAVRVNMETYQVQVIDNGFGMGSVDVDKVGNRYFTSKCTSVQDLENPRFYGFRGEALASIADMASAMEISSKKNRTMKTFVKLFQNGKALKACEADLTRPSAGTTVTVYNLFYQLPVRRKCMDPRLEFEKVRQRIEALSLMHPSISFSLRNDVSGSMVLQLPKTKDICSRFCQIYGLRKSQKLREIHFKYKEFELNGYISSEAHYNKNMQFLFVNKRLVLRTKLHKLIDFLLRKESIICKPKSGSASRQMNSSPRHRSTPELYGIYVINVQCPFCEYDVCMEPAKTLIEFQNWDTPLICIQEGVKLFLKQEKLFVELSGEDIKEFNEDNDFNLFGTTLQKHVTSDENCGQGSFQEACNNILDSYEMFNLQSKAVKRKVTIENINTENSKDSEAIRKKTNDSFLSTHESGVPLCNKMAESSLHNDNSCSDSRMLEQETVEVSDTRENIEHKTCLEPNSLENPHRATSEEFSNAFQTYHLEKNEEDLEVQKESMTVNGMAANILKNNTIQNQLERLEDATAMGCQPLSFETTLLNVHSAQREKEKRKIEPGDCGGRNNFSYGQVKLCSTGFITHVVQSEVTQSTGAEPTFKNYIRPGPASAQETFGSRTCPSVETPDVRDLTSILSKEPAQLPNKKFCRTNVGYGLEKRPIAIYRDFAVFEESGQKAHTDCLLPGTSFPLQRHISSGCKKTDTLISSSKPIVRKKLCLSSPLGSLEKFKRQYGKVSSLATEVKESNADVTNRLSPQVASESDILLKDQNCSDNSDICESAAMKHESSGSCQPLSRILYSEKFPLSEEEGGLEQQMVHLRESPIPFKEFSDFNRRPLDVEKSPESLASKLSKLKGSEKETEVMEMSHFNELPDSNSNTEDSNLCGGLTLGFCKLLESEHKKTETDTNPRSNSVTQGNSFNKGSETHSDSNTTENSVIPETLLVLPYSNSEVINKGSDIFVRASERQTGSPTSPSRTLMSQVEDSPAKQNEIGFQSSGSKARACSVKEDSTTTSLDWQQHFDVALGRMVYINKVTGLSTFIAPAKDIQTPCTKDLTTVPVDVVLGNGSQYRCHPFRSDLVLPFLPRVQESTVARQNDRDTVEDADGSASLKSLLSEWDNPVFTRYPEVAVDVSSGQAESLAVKIHNILYPYRFTKEMIHSMQVLQQVDNKFIACLMSTKTEENGKAGGNLLVLVDQHAAHERIRLEQLLTESYEKQQPQGSGRKKLLSSTIIPPLEITVTEEQRRLLRCYHKSLEDLGLEFIFPDTSDSLILVGKVPLCFVEREANELRRGRSTVTKSIVEEFLREQVELLQTTGSIQGTLPLTVQKVLASQACHGAIKFNDGLSLEESRRLIEALSCCQLPFQCAHGRPSMLPLADMDHLEQEKQNKPNLAKLRKMARAWRLFGKAEGCNARQNLQQSVILVSHPEYRLSDE
- the MLH3 gene encoding DNA mismatch repair protein Mlh3 isoform X3; the encoded protein is MIKCLSVEVQAKLRSGLAISSLGQCVEELALNSIDAEAKCVAVRVNMETYQVQVIDNGFGMGSVDVDKVGNRYFTSKCTSVQDLENPRFYGFRGEALASIADMASAMEISSKKNRTMKTFVKLFQNGKALKACEADLTRPSAGTTVTVYNLFYQLPVRRKCMDPRLEFEKVRQRIEALSLMHPSISFSLRNDVSGSMVLQLPKTKDICSRFCQIYGLRKSQKLREIHFKYKEFELNGYISSEAHYNKNMQFLFVNKRLVLRTKLHKLIDFLLRKESIICKPKSGSASRQMNSSPRHRSTPELYGIYVINVQCPFCEYDVCMEPAKTLIEFQNWDTPLICIQEGVKLFLKQEKLFVELSGEDIKEFNEDNDFNLFGTTLQKHVTSDENCGQGSFQEACNNILDSYEMFNLQSKAVKRKVTIENINTENSKDSEAIRKKTNDSFLSTHESGVPLCNKMAESSLHNDNSCSDSRMLEQETVEVSDTRENIEHKTCLEPNSLENPHRATSEEFSNAFQTYHLEKNEEDLEVQKESMTVNGMAANILKNNTIQNQLERLEDATAMGCQPLSFETTLLNVHSAQREKEKRKIEPGDCGGRNNFSYGQVKLCSTGFITHVVQSEVTQSTGAEPTFKNYIRPGPASAQETFGSRTCPSVETPDVRDLTSILSKEPAQLPNKKFCRTNVGYGLEKRPIAIYRDFAVFEESGQKAHTDCLLPGTSFPLQRHISSGCKKTDTLISSSKPIVRKKLCLSSPLGSLEKFKRQYGKVSSLATEVKESNADVTNRLSPQVASESDILLKDQNCSDNSDICESAAMKHESSGSCQPLSRILYSEKFPLSEEEGGLEQQMVHLRESPIPFKEFSDFNRRPLDVEKSPESLASKLSKLKGSEKETEVMEMSHFNELPDSNSNTEDSNLCGGLTLGFCKLLESEHKKTETDTNPRSNSVTQGNSFNKGSETHSDSNTTENSVIPETLLVLPYSNSEVINKGSDIFVRASERQTGSPTSPSRTLMSQVEDSPAKQNEIGFQSSGSKARACSVKEDSTTTSLDWQQHFDVALGRMVYINKVTGLSTFIAPAKDIQTPCTKDLTTVPVDVVLGNDTVEDADGSASLKSLLSEWDNPVFTRYPEVAVDVSSGQAESLAVKIHNILYPYRFTKEMIHSMQVLQQVDNKFIACLMSTKTEENGKAAEPQVMLANPPGGNLLVLVDQHAAHERIRLEQLLTESYEKQQPQGSGRKKLLSSTIIPPLEITVTEEQRRLLRCYHKSLEDLGLEFIFPDTSDSLILVGKVPLCFVEREANELRRGRSTVTKSIVEEFLREQVELLQTTGSIQGTLPLTVQKVLASQACHGAIKFNDGLSLEESRRLIEALSCCQLPFQCAHGRPSMLPLADMDHLEQEKQNKPNLAKLRKMARAWRLFGKAEGCNARQNLQQSVILVSHPEYRLSDE
- the MLH3 gene encoding DNA mismatch repair protein Mlh3 isoform X4 → MIKCLSVEVQAKLRSGLAISSLGQCVEELALNSIDAEAKCVAVRVNMETYQVQVIDNGFGMGSVDVDKVGNRYFTSKCTSVQDLENPRFYGFRGEALASIADMASAMEISSKKNRTMKTFVKLFQNGKALKACEADLTRPSAGTTVTVYNLFYQLPVRRKCMDPRLEFEKVRQRIEALSLMHPSISFSLRNDVSGSMVLQLPKTKDICSRFCQIYGLRKSQKLREIHFKYKEFELNGYISSEAHYNKNMQFLFVNKRLVLRTKLHKLIDFLLRKESIICKPKSGSASRQMNSSPRHRSTPELYGIYVINVQCPFCEYDVCMEPAKTLIEFQNWDTPLICIQEGVKLFLKQEKLFVELSGEDIKEFNEDNDFNLFGTTLQKHVTSDENCGQGSFQEACNNILDSYEMFNLQSKAVKRKVTIENINTENSKDSEAIRKKTNDSFLSTHESGVPLCNKMAESSLHNDNSCSDSRMLEQETVEVSDTRENIEHKTCLEPNSLENPHRATSEEFSNAFQTYHLEKNEEDLEVQKESMTVNGMAANILKNNTIQNQLERLEDATAMGCQPLSFETTLLNVHSAQREKEKRKIEPGDCGGRNNFSYGQVKLCSTGFITHVVQSEVTQSTGAEPTFKNYIRPGPASAQETFGSRTCPSVETPDVRDLTSILSKEPAQLPNKKFCRTNVGYGLEKRPIAIYRDFAVFEESGQKAHTDCLLPGTSFPLQRHISSGCKKTDTLISSSKPIVRKKLCLSSPLGSLEKFKRQYGKVSSLATEVKESNADVTNRLSPQVASESDILLKDQNCSDNSDICESAAMKHESSGSCQPLSRILYSEKFPLSEEEGGLEQQMVHLRESPIPFKEFSDFNRRPLDVEKSPESLASKLSKLKGSEKETEVMEMSHFNELPDSNSNTEDSNLCGGLTLGFCKLLESEHKKTETDTNPRSNSVTQGNSFNKGSETHSDSNTTENSVIPETLLVLPYSNSEVINKGSDIFVRASERQTGSPTSPSRTLMSQVEDSPAKQNEIGFQSSGSKARACSVKEDSTTTSLDWQQHFDVALGRMVYINKVTGLSTFIAPAKDIQTPCTKDLTTVPVDVVLGNDTVEDADGSASLKSLLSEWDNPVFTRYPEVAVDVSSGQAESLAVKIHNILYPYRFTKEMIHSMQVLQQVDNKFIACLMSTKTEENGKAGGNLLVLVDQHAAHERIRLEQLLTESYEKQQPQGSGRKKLLSSTIIPPLEITVTEEQRRLLRCYHKSLEDLGLEFIFPDTSDSLILVGKVPLCFVEREANELRRGRSTVTKSIVEEFLREQVELLQTTGSIQGTLPLTVQKVLASQACHGAIKFNDGLSLEESRRLIEALSCCQLPFQCAHGRPSMLPLADMDHLEQEKQNKPNLAKLRKMARAWRLFGKAEGCNARQNLQQSVILVSHPEYRLSDE